The genomic stretch CGCGGGCATGGTTTCGAGCAGTTTCGCGAGTTGCGCGGCGCGGTGCGCACAGGCCGGGCAGGCCTCCACATGAACACGCACCGCCAGCGCGGCCTCTGCCTCGAGTTCGGAACAACGCCACGCCCACAGCGTCACATCATTCACGTGGGAGGTATTGGTATCAGACTTGTACATGCGGCGCCTCCTCCATAAAATTTCTCATATTTTGAGCCAGTATGCGACGGGCTTCATACAAACGTGATTTCACCAGCTTCACGTCGATCTGGCAGACTTGCGCAATTTCCTCATAACTCAAACCTTCGAGGTCGCGCAGGACAATCAGCTCACGATATTTGGGTTTGAGTTTATTGATCTCACGGTGCAGGCGTTGTTCCAACTCATCGTTTTCAATACGGTCGGTCACCGGTTTCTCGTCCAGCGGAATATTTTCGACGACAGTTTGCGGCAATGCTTGCAGCGAAAACCAGCGCCGCCGCTTGCGCCGCCGCAATTCATCCCGGCAGTGATTGACCGTGACTTCATATATCCACGTAAACAAAGCCGAACGCCCTTCGAACCGATCCAACCGTTGCAGGATTTTGATGAAGATTTCCTGCACCAGATCATCAACATCACGACTGCCGAGGATTGAAATGCAAACGCGCAGCACGGCGGCCTGATAACGTTTGACCAGTTCCGCCAGCGCCTGCGGTTGACCGGCGCGGCATCCGGCAAGTAGTTCCGCTTCCGATAGTCCCGATGGCGCCGGCTCTCTTTCCGAGCCTTTCGTTTGCATTTCAATCCGTTAGACGAATCCGTGTACTTTAAGTTGGAAAGCGAAGTGATTCTGTTCTATCCGTCGCTTACAACGTAATCGAAAGTTGATCGTTGGCGAATTGCGTGGCATACTTCCGCAGCGCGGCGGCGGCCGGGCCGCGTGTGACTTGACCGTTGGTGTTGAATTGCGAGCCGTGGCAGGGGCAGGTGTAGATTTGGTTCGCGTATCCGTTGATGGTACACTGCTGATGCGTGCACACCGCGGTGAGTGCAGTAAACTCGTTCTGCGCGGTGCGAGCAACCAGCAGAGTCCCGCTGGCGTGTTGCACCTGGGCCGCGCTGCCGACGGCTGCTAGCGGCGAGCCGGCATCAATCACAAGCGTAATGACGCCGTTTACCGCCGTCGCCTGAATCTGGGGCAAATTCTGGCTCCCGGAGGACAACGGGTCATCGGACGAACAACTTTGCAGAATGGCGCTCACCGCGCCGCCCCATGCCATCACAGATGCGGCCTGGCAAGCGCGAATACAAAACTCCCGGCGGGTTTGATGATCAGACTGCACGAGTAACCTCCTGTTAGTGAGATATGTTGAGTTAAGCGTCCAAACGTCTTTGATCTTGTGTCGTGAGTTCGAATTCAGTCATCGGCGCTGTACTCGCCGGCAAGATCGATGCGCAAAGATAAGAGATGAAACCCAAACCCGCAAGTATTCTGCCATTTCAGTTATTCGGGCGTGGAGGCCGATCGCCCCGGCGCCGTTGCCTCTGTTCCTGAATGAATTTGTCGTACAGTTTTTTCTGCTCATCGTTCAACAATGCTTTGATCTCGGCGTCGCGCTTTTCATCGATTTGCATGCGGGCTTCGCGCATCGCCTGCCAATCTCCGCGGTTTTTCTCGAAGGCTTTCCGGCCCTCGGCAAATGAGGCAAAATAAATCTTGCCGACTTTTTCTTTCAGCTCTTTCGTTAATGAAAGTTTTTGGGCGAGGGTGTCAATCGTTGCGGCAATTTGGGTGGAATCGGGCGCGCCCCGGCCTTGCGGCGGCTGGGCAAACCCAAGATCAACGAAAAGAAAAAGCGCCGGCAGACACCAACATGCCAGCTTTAGACTTTGTGAGTATTGCTTCATGCTCATCTCCTGCTTGTTGTTTTAAGCGCTTGGCATTTCAAAATAAAATGTTAACCGTTTTCCACAAAACAATT from Cytophagia bacterium CHB2 encodes the following:
- a CDS encoding RNA polymerase sigma factor — its product is MQTKGSEREPAPSGLSEAELLAGCRAGQPQALAELVKRYQAAVLRVCISILGSRDVDDLVQEIFIKILQRLDRFEGRSALFTWIYEVTVNHCRDELRRRKRRRWFSLQALPQTVVENIPLDEKPVTDRIENDELEQRLHREINKLKPKYRELIVLRDLEGLSYEEIAQVCQIDVKLVKSRLYEARRILAQNMRNFMEEAPHVQV
- a CDS encoding Rieske (2Fe-2S) protein; protein product: MQSDHQTRREFCIRACQAASVMAWGGAVSAILQSCSSDDPLSSGSQNLPQIQATAVNGVITLVIDAGSPLAAVGSAAQVQHASGTLLVARTAQNEFTALTAVCTHQQCTINGYANQIYTCPCHGSQFNTNGQVTRGPAAAALRKYATQFANDQLSITL